The DNA region TGTACGTAAGAAAGACCTCGGTCTGATGGCTACTACTTACGGTTACGTTTACGTAGCTCAGATTGCTATGGGTGCTGACCAGGCTCAGACTCTGAAAGCAATCCGCGAAGCTGAAGCTTATCCCGGACCGTCACTCATCATCGCTTACGCTCCGTGTATCAACCACGGTCTGAAGTTGGGTATGGGTAAGAGCCAGGCTGAGGAAGAAAAGGCTGTTAAGTGCGGTTACTGGCACTTGTGGCGTTACAACCCGGCATTGGAAGCTGAAGGCAAGAATCCGTTCCAGCTGGATAGCAAAGAACCGGATTGGGCTGGATTCCAGGACTTCCTGAAGAGCGAGGTTCGTTACTCTTCTGTAATGAAACAATATCCTACGGAAGCCGCTGAACTGTTCCAGGCTGCCGAAGACAATGCTAAATGGCGTTACAACAGCTACAAGCGTCTGTCTAAAGGAAACTGGGGTGCAGATGCCGAATAATTTCGATTATTGAAATAGTAAATAATAAACTCTGAAAAATGAAGGCTGCACCGCGAACCGGTTGTAGCCTTTATTTGTTTCTAAATCAAATTTAAACAACGAACATTATGATTGGATTTATCATTTGGGTCATCGGTGTAGTACTTGCCATAAAGGCTGTACTCGAAATTATGAGATGGAATGTGGATGGAGTGAAAAAACTATTGGTTGCCATCCTTGTATTGCTGACTAGCTGGATAGGTCTGGCTGTCTATTACTTCTGGGGAAGGGAAAACTTGCCGCAGATGTTGAAATAAGCAAGTATTGCTGTAAACTGTAGTATCTCAAATTTCCCTCCTCTCCGGGAGAAGAATTTGAGATACTATTTGATTGATATTATTGACTGATAACTGTTCCTATCAGTTCCAGAACTTCCTCTTCCGTTCCACTGAACGGACCATAGCTTTGCAACTTCACCGAACACATAGCGGCAGCAAAGCAACCGGCCTCCTGATAAGAAGCACCTTTATTACGCATATACAAATAACCAGCCATATACGTATCTCCACAACCGGTGGCATCCGCCACGTTCTCTACCGGATAGGCAGGAATTTCATAAAAACGATTGTCCACGTAAATAAGCGAGCCTTTATCTCCTAAAGTCAATAAAACTTCCTTCACGCCCCAAGCAGCCAGTTTGAGTGCAGCATCATAAGGGTCTGCGCACTGCGTAAGCATTTCCATCTCATGTTCATTAGCTTTCAGGATATGGATATACTTCAGAGCTTCCTCCTTTTCAGTCCAATCCACCGCCAGCACTTCTTCCCCCTGCACTTCACGCAAGTAGCCTTGCACATCAAGAGAGAGCAGGCCTTTGCCCGCAAGAGATTTAATGACCTCCAACGAGAAATCATCCGCCAACAGACTACCCAAGTGGTAAATGTGGGCATTCACATCCTGCAGACTTTCAACCGTGAAAGGATCTGCTTTTGCTGTCACCCGTTGTTTCCGCTCGTTGGTATCCTCACCATAGATATTCTCAAAGCAGATAGAACGGGCACTGGGAAGCACTTTCACTTCGATGTTTTGTTTCCTCAAATCATCCACCACCGACATCTCGCTATCCGCCAGGGCTGTGACAAGTTGGAATCCATCTGTACTCAGATGTTTGATGGCATGTGCAAAATAGAAAGATGTTCCCCCCGGCATGTGCACTGTCTTTTTCGGAGTAACTACTTTATCCAAAGTAATATATCCAATGCAACAAAGATTGTATTTCATAAAATGTCTATTCCTGTTTCAGACTACAAAAGTAGGCAATTATTATTGTTCCCCCCCTGTAAAGCTATAAATTCTTTCTCTTTAAGAAATCCGTCGGACTTTCACCGAATTGTTCCTTATAACACTTTGTGAAATAAGACGGAGAAGAGAAACCGACTTCATAAGCAATTTCCGCAACCGTCATTTCTGAAGAAGCCAACAGGGAAATTGCTTTTTTAAGGCGTGCCTGGCGCAGCAATTCATTGGGAGCATAGTTAGTGAGTGATTTCAGTTTACGGTAGAGTTGCACGCGGCTCAGTCCCATATCTTTGCCTAAATCTTCCACATTCAGTTCCGGATCTCTCATTTTCTCCTCTACCAGAGATTTAAAACGAGAGACAAAATCTTTATCAATATCACAGATATTCTCTTTCGCCAATGTCTGATTATCACCGAAGAACTGACGAAGCTGTCGACGGGAATCTATCAGATTCCGGATACGGGACAGTAACAACTGAGAATTGAAAGGCTTGGATATATAAG from Bacteroides sp. MSB163 includes:
- a CDS encoding PfkB family carbohydrate kinase, whose translation is MKYNLCCIGYITLDKVVTPKKTVHMPGGTSFYFAHAIKHLSTDGFQLVTALADSEMSVVDDLRKQNIEVKVLPSARSICFENIYGEDTNERKQRVTAKADPFTVESLQDVNAHIYHLGSLLADDFSLEVIKSLAGKGLLSLDVQGYLREVQGEEVLAVDWTEKEEALKYIHILKANEHEMEMLTQCADPYDAALKLAAWGVKEVLLTLGDKGSLIYVDNRFYEIPAYPVENVADATGCGDTYMAGYLYMRNKGASYQEAGCFAAAMCSVKLQSYGPFSGTEEEVLELIGTVISQ